The following proteins come from a genomic window of Bacteroidales bacterium:
- a CDS encoding M14 family metallopeptidase — protein sequence MKKRAVFTMAMIFALLGLVAQEASFTKPADFFGFEPGSDRKLFHYEQLIEYLRKLDGESERIYLEQIGTSPMGRPMYIAFISSAENIAQLERLKEINRELALNPDLGQEDLQGMVRDGKVFVLATLSMHSSEVAPTQSAPLIAYDFASTDDPKKEEWLHNVVYMMVPCHNPDGMNLIVEDYLKHKDTRYEGASLPAVYHKYVGHDNNRDFVILSQDDTKAIARIYNQTWFPQVMVEKHQMGSTGPRYFVPPNHDPIAENVPAGIFHWSGVFGQHMATDITADGLAGVAQHYLFDDYWPGSTETCIWKNVIGFLTEAASVQTATPIYIEPTELQVGGKGLSEYKKSINMLLPWEGGWWRLGDIVDLELSSTASIFKTASLYREDILAFRNRMCREQVELGRSEAPFYYIMPEEQHDQGELVNLVRLMKEHGVEVFTLDEQLILDGKVYKAGDVVIPLAQPFRPFIKEVMEAQEYPERHYTPGGKLIEPYDITSWSLPLHRHVSSFEINTRHSELEAKLTKVEGEYDLKGEKPEAAAILLPVTSNESFRAVFKALEMGIKVERLLTETDVAGQSYGAGSFLVYQGSSNGAWDELLESLPFQPGVLRDKRALPSAPVKLPRIALVETWFHDMDAGWTRFLFDSYHIPFTVLHPGDFAGTGLAGTFDVIIFPDTDKEILMSGKQKTGETYYMGSYHPDYVKGIEKEGLEKLMSFSDQGGTIIAWGRSARLFEGMLKIKHKDSEEEFSLPFRDISPGLAKAGLSVPGSLVKVNLIADHPLTLGMPESIGVFSRGRPVFTTSIPKFDMDRRVIGTYPEKDILLSGYASGEEKMGNKAALIWMEKGKGQYVLFGFGPQFRTSTQASYKLLFNAILL from the coding sequence ATGAAAAAAAGGGCAGTTTTTACCATGGCCATGATCTTTGCTTTGCTGGGTCTTGTGGCACAGGAGGCTTCTTTTACAAAACCGGCTGATTTTTTCGGCTTTGAACCGGGATCGGACAGAAAGCTTTTCCATTATGAGCAGTTGATCGAATACCTCCGGAAGCTGGACGGGGAATCGGAGCGTATTTACCTGGAACAGATCGGAACCTCGCCCATGGGCAGGCCCATGTACATTGCTTTTATCTCCAGCGCAGAGAATATTGCCCAGTTGGAGAGGCTGAAAGAGATTAACCGGGAGCTGGCTTTGAATCCGGATCTCGGGCAGGAGGATTTGCAGGGAATGGTTCGCGACGGAAAGGTCTTTGTACTGGCCACGCTCTCCATGCACTCTTCGGAAGTGGCCCCTACCCAGTCGGCACCGCTGATTGCCTATGATTTTGCCAGCACCGACGATCCGAAAAAAGAGGAGTGGCTCCATAACGTGGTTTATATGATGGTTCCCTGTCACAATCCGGACGGGATGAACCTGATCGTGGAAGATTATCTGAAACACAAAGATACCAGGTATGAGGGAGCCTCGCTGCCGGCCGTTTACCATAAATATGTGGGTCATGACAACAACCGCGATTTTGTGATCCTGAGCCAGGACGACACCAAAGCCATTGCCAGGATATACAACCAGACCTGGTTCCCGCAGGTTATGGTGGAGAAGCACCAGATGGGATCCACCGGACCCCGTTACTTTGTCCCTCCCAATCATGATCCCATTGCAGAGAATGTACCTGCCGGTATTTTCCACTGGAGCGGTGTATTCGGACAGCATATGGCCACCGATATTACCGCCGATGGACTGGCAGGGGTTGCCCAGCACTACCTTTTTGACGACTACTGGCCCGGATCAACAGAGACCTGTATCTGGAAAAATGTCATTGGCTTTCTGACCGAGGCGGCCAGCGTACAGACTGCCACACCCATTTACATTGAGCCTACCGAGCTGCAGGTTGGAGGGAAGGGCCTTTCTGAATACAAGAAGAGTATCAATATGCTGCTTCCCTGGGAGGGGGGCTGGTGGCGCCTGGGCGATATCGTTGACCTGGAACTCTCCTCCACCGCTTCCATTTTCAAGACGGCCTCCCTGTACAGGGAAGATATCCTTGCTTTCCGGAACAGGATGTGCAGGGAGCAGGTGGAACTGGGCAGAAGTGAGGCGCCCTTTTATTACATCATGCCGGAGGAACAGCATGACCAGGGAGAACTGGTCAACCTGGTCAGGCTGATGAAGGAACATGGCGTGGAGGTTTTCACCCTGGACGAGCAGCTTATTCTTGATGGAAAGGTTTATAAGGCCGGAGATGTAGTGATCCCTCTGGCCCAGCCCTTCAGGCCCTTTATCAAGGAGGTGATGGAAGCCCAGGAGTATCCCGAGCGTCACTATACTCCCGGCGGCAAGCTGATTGAGCCCTATGATATCACCAGCTGGTCGCTGCCGCTCCATCGGCATGTCAGCTCGTTTGAAATTAATACGCGCCACAGCGAACTGGAAGCAAAGCTCACGAAGGTGGAAGGCGAGTATGACCTGAAAGGGGAGAAGCCGGAGGCCGCTGCCATCCTCCTGCCGGTCACCTCCAATGAATCCTTCCGTGCTGTTTTCAAGGCCCTGGAAATGGGAATCAAGGTGGAACGGCTTCTGACTGAAACTGATGTGGCGGGACAGTCCTACGGGGCAGGAAGTTTTCTGGTCTACCAGGGATCCTCAAATGGGGCCTGGGATGAACTGCTTGAATCTCTTCCCTTTCAACCCGGAGTACTGCGCGACAAACGGGCTCTTCCCTCTGCCCCCGTAAAGCTGCCCCGGATTGCCCTGGTGGAGACCTGGTTTCATGATATGGATGCCGGGTGGACCCGCTTCCTGTTCGACAGCTATCACATACCCTTTACGGTACTGCATCCCGGAGATTTTGCAGGGACCGGTCTGGCCGGGACATTCGATGTGATCATCTTCCCCGACACCGACAAGGAGATCCTGATGAGCGGCAAGCAAAAGACCGGGGAAACCTACTACATGGGGAGCTATCATCCCGACTATGTGAAGGGGATTGAAAAGGAAGGGCTTGAGAAACTGATGAGCTTCAGCGATCAGGGGGGGACCATTATTGCCTGGGGACGGTCGGCCCGTTTATTTGAGGGAATGCTGAAGATCAAGCATAAAGACTCCGAAGAGGAATTCAGTCTGCCCTTCCGCGATATTTCGCCTGGTCTGGCTAAAGCCGGCTTGTCTGTTCCGGGCAGCCTGGTTAAGGTTAATCTGATAGCTGATCATCCGCTTACCCTGGGAATGCCTGAAAGTATCGGGGTGTTTTCAAGGGGCCGCCCGGTATTCACCACTTCCATACCTAAATTTGATATGGACCGGCGGGTGATCGGAACCTATCCGGAAAAAGATATACTTCTTTCGGGATATGCGTCGGGCGAGGAGAAGATGGGGAACAAGGCAGCCCTGATCTGGATGGAGAAGGGAAAGGGCCAATATGTCCTGTTTGGATTCGGGCCCCAGTTCCGGACCTCTACCCAGGCAAGTTACAAGCTTTTATTTAATGCTATTCTTCTGTAG
- a CDS encoding ChaN family lipoprotein — protein MISKKQIYLKTFMLLIVAGSFSLALNAQKAAYRLFREDGRKVKYEKMLEQASGADIVLFGEYHTNPISHWLQLELTTDLLAARGKELILGAEMFEADNQLILDEYLAGLITEEKFEEEARLWKNYQTDYKPLVLLAKGNGLTFVASNIPRRYANMVFKKGVASLDSLSEKALSYMAPLPLEYDTSLNCYRQLMGSGRSSMSQSTMPETPVPGTPVADTLSPVSDSIAPAGESTMPMAGTGPMGWHGSINLADAQAIKDATMAHFILEHWKPGKLFVHYNGAYHSDDFESMNWFLRRSRPDLKILTISTVSQEEVDILEEEAFGKADFIIAVPSNMTQTHR, from the coding sequence ATGATTTCCAAAAAACAAATATACCTGAAAACTTTCATGCTGCTTATTGTTGCCGGATCCTTCAGCCTTGCATTAAATGCTCAAAAAGCCGCTTACAGGCTGTTTCGCGAGGATGGCAGGAAGGTTAAATACGAGAAAATGCTGGAGCAGGCATCGGGAGCCGATATCGTGTTATTTGGAGAATACCATACCAATCCCATCTCTCACTGGCTCCAGCTGGAACTGACCACCGACCTGCTGGCGGCCAGGGGGAAGGAGCTTATCCTGGGAGCCGAGATGTTCGAGGCCGATAACCAGCTGATCCTGGACGAATACCTGGCCGGCTTGATCACGGAGGAGAAATTCGAGGAGGAGGCCCGATTGTGGAAGAACTACCAAACCGATTATAAACCCCTGGTATTGCTGGCGAAAGGGAACGGTCTGACTTTTGTGGCCAGCAATATTCCGAGGCGTTATGCCAATATGGTATTTAAAAAGGGAGTGGCCTCCCTGGACAGCCTCAGCGAAAAGGCTTTATCCTACATGGCGCCCCTTCCCCTGGAGTACGATACTTCTCTCAACTGTTACAGACAGCTGATGGGTTCCGGAAGGAGTTCCATGTCACAAAGCACGATGCCGGAGACTCCTGTGCCCGGCACTCCTGTGGCCGATACCCTCAGTCCGGTGAGCGATTCAATTGCTCCTGCGGGCGAAAGCACTATGCCCATGGCCGGCACCGGTCCCATGGGGTGGCATGGAAGTATCAATCTCGCTGATGCCCAGGCTATTAAGGACGCCACCATGGCTCACTTTATCCTGGAGCACTGGAAACCGGGAAAACTCTTCGTCCACTACAACGGGGCCTATCATTCCGACGATTTTGAGAGCATGAACTGGTTCCTCAGGCGCAGCAGGCCGGATTTGAAAATCCTGACCATTTCCACAGTGAGCCAGGAGGAGGTGGATATCCTGGAAGAGGAAGCGTTCGGGAAAGCAGATTTTATTATTGCGGTTCCTTCAAACATGACCCAAACCCACAGATAA
- a CDS encoding mechanosensitive ion channel, translating to MNGLSKILQDTLGIAPENQTKLFYSVLILVAFGLIRFAMLKIVWRLTEDPKTRYTWKRTASFTLGTLTLIMIGSVWIRAMSQFGAFLGLLTAGLAIALKDLLTNIAGWIFILARKPFGLGDRVQIGDLAGDVIDIRIFQFTLLEIRNWVKADQSTGRIIHVPNGMIFTKAQANYTSGFKFIWNEIAVLLTFESNWQLAKEILLKIIREHSEDLSEDAEKKIMEASKKYMIYYTHLTPTVYTTVEPSGVLLTMRFICDPRKRRASEHEVWEEVLKEFARHREIEFAYPTQRFFTRPAEKDDSPL from the coding sequence ATGAACGGACTTAGCAAAATATTGCAGGATACTCTGGGGATTGCGCCTGAGAATCAGACCAAGCTCTTTTATTCCGTGTTGATCCTCGTGGCTTTTGGGCTTATCCGCTTTGCCATGCTGAAGATAGTCTGGCGGCTGACAGAGGATCCAAAAACGCGTTATACCTGGAAACGTACCGCCTCGTTTACTTTGGGGACCCTCACTCTGATCATGATCGGCAGTGTCTGGATCCGTGCCATGAGCCAGTTCGGGGCCTTTCTGGGACTGCTCACAGCCGGTCTGGCCATAGCGCTCAAGGATTTGCTTACCAATATTGCCGGGTGGATCTTTATCCTGGCCCGTAAACCCTTTGGTCTGGGCGACCGGGTGCAGATAGGGGATCTGGCAGGAGATGTGATCGATATCCGTATCTTCCAGTTTACCCTCCTGGAGATCAGAAACTGGGTGAAGGCCGATCAGAGCACCGGAAGGATTATTCATGTGCCAAACGGAATGATCTTCACAAAAGCTCAGGCCAACTATACCTCCGGATTTAAATTTATCTGGAATGAAATAGCGGTGCTGCTTACTTTCGAGAGCAACTGGCAACTTGCCAAGGAGATCCTGCTGAAGATCATCCGGGAACACTCGGAGGACCTGTCTGAAGATGCCGAAAAGAAGATCATGGAAGCTTCCAAGAAGTATATGATCTACTACACGCACCTGACCCCTACGGTCTATACCACGGTGGAACCAAGTGGCGTATTGCTTACCATGCGTTTCATATGCGATCCCCGCAAAAGAAGAGCCTCCGAGCACGAAGTCTGGGAAGAGGTTCTGAAGGAGTTTGCCAGGCACAGGGAGATCGAATTTGCCTATCCCACGCAGCGTTTTTTCACCCGGCCTGCCGAAAAGGACGATTCGCCCCTTTAG
- a CDS encoding monovalent cation:proton antiporter-2 (CPA2) family protein — MQEQVFFQNALVYLIAAVISVPVAKRLGFGSVLGYLLAGMIIGPFVLGYIGSEGEDVMHFAEFGVVMMLFLIGLELKPNLLWGMRRSIFGLGGLQLLLSALVIGSVAVFLGQSIGAGLAIGLTLGLSSTAIVLQTLEEKGLMKQASGKASFSVLILQDIAVVPILAMIPLLAGSALSQGQDPREIQYLWGLEISGWVQVALMLTVISFIIVAGLYLVKYVFRIIARTGLREIFTAAALLLVIATAALMELVGLSPALGAFLAGVVLANNEYRHELEADIEPFKGLLLGLFFISVGASINFSLLASSPGTILSLLAALIGIKFLILFILGRFFGIRGGQNTMFAFSLAQGGEFAFVLVAFTAENGVITSGVSAILFLVVALSMAVTPLLLLLNDKWIMPRVCRTENTGEEDSIGEEDSIDEEETPLIIAGFGRFGVVLGRFLIANGLRATILDDNPENIDVLRRFGFKVYYGDASRSDLLASAGAYKAKVLIVTVENREKSLKIIDLARRNYPHLKILARAVSQEHTYDLLDRQVDGFKRDVFESSLHLGMQALTHLGYNNYRAYRLAQTFRKHNRKVLYELHKHHREDENKYLTETKRHALELEELFRAEKKDQAYSRDSSWDISSRREEARKLQTPPTEE; from the coding sequence ATGCAGGAACAGGTTTTTTTCCAAAATGCCCTGGTTTATCTGATTGCTGCAGTGATCTCGGTCCCGGTAGCCAAAAGGCTGGGCTTCGGATCGGTGCTTGGATATCTTCTGGCCGGAATGATTATCGGTCCTTTTGTGCTGGGCTATATCGGGAGTGAAGGAGAAGATGTGATGCATTTTGCTGAATTTGGTGTGGTCATGATGCTCTTTCTGATCGGGCTGGAACTCAAACCCAATTTGCTATGGGGTATGCGAAGGTCCATTTTTGGCCTGGGGGGCCTGCAACTGTTGCTTTCGGCCCTGGTGATTGGTTCCGTGGCGGTATTCCTGGGCCAATCGATCGGTGCAGGCCTTGCCATTGGCCTGACGCTGGGACTCTCTTCCACGGCCATAGTCCTGCAGACCCTGGAGGAGAAAGGACTGATGAAACAGGCTTCCGGGAAAGCCTCCTTTTCGGTGCTTATCCTTCAGGATATAGCCGTGGTACCTATCCTGGCAATGATCCCCCTTCTGGCAGGAAGTGCCCTTTCACAGGGCCAGGATCCCCGGGAGATTCAGTACCTTTGGGGGCTGGAGATAAGCGGTTGGGTCCAGGTGGCCCTGATGCTCACCGTTATTTCTTTCATTATAGTTGCCGGTCTCTACCTGGTGAAATATGTTTTCCGGATCATTGCCCGAACAGGGCTCAGGGAGATCTTCACAGCAGCGGCCCTCCTGCTGGTGATTGCCACCGCTGCCCTGATGGAGCTGGTGGGGCTTTCTCCTGCCCTGGGGGCCTTTCTCGCCGGTGTCGTTCTGGCTAACAATGAATACAGACATGAACTGGAGGCCGATATAGAACCTTTTAAGGGCCTGCTGCTGGGGCTTTTCTTCATCTCGGTAGGGGCCAGTATCAACTTCAGCCTGCTGGCCTCGTCGCCGGGCACGATCCTTTCCCTGCTGGCCGCACTCATTGGTATTAAGTTTTTGATCCTGTTCATCCTGGGCAGATTCTTTGGGATCCGGGGAGGGCAGAATACCATGTTTGCCTTCTCTCTGGCCCAGGGAGGAGAGTTTGCCTTTGTTCTGGTTGCCTTTACTGCTGAAAACGGGGTGATTACTTCCGGTGTTTCTGCCATTCTTTTCCTGGTGGTGGCACTCTCCATGGCGGTAACCCCTCTGCTTCTGCTCCTTAACGATAAATGGATTATGCCACGGGTATGCAGGACTGAAAACACCGGGGAGGAGGACTCCATCGGGGAGGAGGACTCCATCGATGAGGAAGAGACTCCCCTGATCATAGCCGGATTCGGAAGATTCGGGGTGGTGTTAGGCAGATTCTTGATTGCCAATGGATTACGCGCCACCATCCTGGATGATAACCCGGAGAATATAGATGTGCTCCGGAGATTCGGATTCAAGGTCTACTATGGAGATGCCAGCCGCAGCGATCTTCTGGCATCAGCAGGAGCCTACAAGGCGAAAGTACTGATTGTAACCGTGGAAAACCGTGAAAAATCCCTGAAGATCATAGACCTGGCCCGGCGCAACTACCCCCATTTGAAGATACTGGCCAGGGCGGTCAGCCAGGAACACACCTATGATCTTCTGGACCGCCAGGTGGACGGATTCAAACGGGATGTCTTTGAGTCGTCTCTGCACCTGGGCATGCAGGCCTTAACACACCTGGGATACAACAATTACCGGGCCTACAGGCTGGCTCAGACTTTTCGCAAACACAACCGCAAGGTGCTTTACGAACTGCACAAACACCACCGGGAGGATGAAAACAAGTATCTCACGGAGACTAAAAGGCATGCCCTGGAGCTGGAGGAGCTGTTCCGTGCCGAAAAAAAAGACCAGGCTTACAGCAGGGACAGCTCCTGGGATATCAGTTCAAGACGGGAAGAGGCCAGGAAGCTCCAGACCCCGCCTACAGAAGAATAG
- a CDS encoding alpha-N-arabinofuranosidase: MKVHFLSAAAFIFALGTPLISQTRAGEKSAYLQVETTTGSETISRHIYGHFSEHLGHCIYGGYWVGYDSEIPNTRGIRNDVVEALRQIAIPNLRWPGGCFADEYHWMDGIGDPALRPKMVNTHWGGVTEDNSFGTHEFMELCEQLGTEPVICGNVGSGTVQEMSQWVEYLNFDGISPMADLRRTNGRESAWGVKYWGVGNENWGCGGNMSADFYADQYRRYATFCRSYGEQRLFKIAGGANAEDFGWTETLMKKVPHWQMDGLSLHYYTTNWSNKGKATGFGEDHYFEVLKRCLHIETAIDRHMEIMDKYDPEKRVALVFDEWGTWYDVEPGTNPGFLYQQNSMRDALVAALTLNYLNARCDRVRMANIAQTINVLQALIFTEGEQMLLTPTYHIYDLYQVHHDATLLPQILEGPVYEYGGESLPAVSASASMDQEGRIHLSLVNIDPLNSIDMEIELQEKSSGKVSGQLLSSAGMDSHNSFANPDEVVPVAYEGAGFKKGKLELTLPARSVLVLEVD, encoded by the coding sequence ATGAAAGTACACTTCCTGTCTGCTGCTGCTTTTATTTTCGCCCTGGGCACGCCCCTTATTTCCCAAACCCGGGCCGGCGAAAAATCCGCTTATCTTCAGGTGGAAACCACAACTGGCAGCGAAACGATCAGCCGTCATATTTACGGCCATTTCTCCGAGCATCTGGGCCACTGCATCTATGGGGGATACTGGGTGGGCTATGATTCCGAAATTCCCAATACCAGGGGCATCCGGAACGATGTGGTGGAGGCTCTTCGCCAGATTGCCATTCCCAACCTGAGATGGCCGGGGGGATGTTTTGCCGATGAGTATCACTGGATGGATGGAATCGGAGATCCTGCCCTGCGGCCAAAAATGGTGAATACGCACTGGGGTGGAGTTACCGAAGACAACAGCTTCGGGACCCATGAATTTATGGAGCTTTGCGAGCAGCTGGGAACGGAACCGGTGATCTGTGGAAATGTGGGTAGCGGCACGGTACAGGAGATGTCGCAGTGGGTGGAATATCTGAATTTCGACGGCATCAGTCCCATGGCCGATCTTCGCAGGACCAACGGACGGGAGAGTGCCTGGGGTGTGAAGTACTGGGGCGTGGGGAATGAAAACTGGGGATGCGGCGGCAATATGAGCGCCGATTTCTATGCAGACCAGTACCGCCGCTACGCCACCTTTTGCAGGTCTTACGGGGAGCAAAGATTATTTAAAATCGCCGGCGGAGCCAATGCGGAGGATTTCGGGTGGACCGAAACCCTGATGAAAAAGGTGCCTCACTGGCAGATGGACGGCCTGTCCCTTCATTACTATACCACCAACTGGAGCAATAAGGGGAAAGCCACGGGCTTTGGAGAGGATCACTATTTCGAGGTCCTGAAAAGGTGCCTGCACATCGAAACCGCCATTGACCGCCATATGGAAATTATGGATAAATATGATCCGGAAAAGCGGGTGGCCCTGGTCTTCGATGAGTGGGGGACCTGGTATGATGTGGAGCCCGGTACCAACCCGGGGTTCCTTTATCAGCAAAACAGCATGCGGGATGCCCTGGTAGCAGCCCTGACCCTGAACTACCTGAATGCCAGGTGCGACCGGGTAAGAATGGCCAATATTGCTCAGACCATCAACGTGTTGCAGGCCCTGATCTTTACCGAGGGAGAGCAAATGTTACTGACTCCTACTTATCACATATATGACCTGTATCAGGTCCATCACGATGCCACTTTATTGCCACAGATACTGGAAGGGCCTGTCTACGAGTATGGAGGCGAGTCCCTGCCTGCGGTCAGTGCCAGTGCCAGTATGGATCAGGAGGGGCGAATCCACCTTTCCCTGGTAAATATCGATCCCCTAAACTCCATTGATATGGAGATTGAACTTCAGGAAAAATCCTCCGGAAAAGTAAGTGGTCAGCTGCTTAGCTCTGCCGGGATGGACAGCCACAACAGCTTTGCCAATCCGGATGAGGTGGTCCCGGTGGCCTATGAGGGAGCCGGATTTAAGAAGGGAAAACTGGAATTGACCCTTCCGGCCCGTTCTGTGCTGGTGCTGGAGGTGGACTAA
- a CDS encoding NAD(P)H-dependent oxidoreductase has protein sequence MVPKNKIAILVFHPLLHKSRVNSLLVNAVKELPGVNPRIMYDLYPDFAIDVKEEQEVLLNHDIIIWQHPLYWYSSPSLLKEWTDLVLEHGFAYGREGRALEGKKVMSVISAGGRRNNYGSVEGVKFSIRQLLAPFEQTVSLCRMDYLPPFVTHGTHLMNREQIEKTAETYASVIQGLLEDSFREEELLQKEYINDIIL, from the coding sequence ATGGTTCCGAAAAATAAGATAGCCATCCTGGTATTTCATCCCCTGCTTCACAAATCCAGGGTAAACAGCTTGCTGGTGAATGCGGTGAAAGAGCTCCCGGGAGTGAACCCCAGGATCATGTATGATCTCTACCCCGATTTCGCCATTGATGTAAAAGAAGAGCAGGAGGTCTTGCTGAACCACGATATCATCATCTGGCAGCACCCCTTATACTGGTATAGTTCACCCTCCCTGCTTAAAGAGTGGACCGATCTGGTGCTGGAACACGGATTTGCCTATGGCAGGGAAGGAAGGGCCCTGGAAGGGAAAAAAGTGATGTCGGTCATCTCAGCAGGTGGCAGAAGGAATAACTACGGATCCGTGGAGGGCGTAAAGTTTTCCATACGCCAGCTGCTTGCCCCCTTCGAGCAGACAGTAAGCCTTTGCCGGATGGACTACCTTCCTCCCTTTGTAACACATGGAACCCATCTCATGAACAGGGAACAAATTGAGAAAACAGCTGAAACCTATGCCTCCGTGATACAGGGTCTTCTGGAGGACAGCTTCCGGGAAGAAGAGCTTTTGCAAAAAGAGTACATCAATGATATAATTCTCTAG
- a CDS encoding 4Fe-4S binding protein, with the protein MRNTRLLRLPLAVFFTILLLLIPVQLKIENPMLLLERFLPGGGWFEIAAIALYGAIVAYHMQDPSKVQIWRRYTWLAFSLIFFSQLILGLFGFERFLMTGKLHLPIPMMILGGPLYRGHLSVMSILFVSTLVLSGPAWCSHLCYFGAIDSVGAKGRTRRSPIRYKWALKSTVLLLVIAAALLLRWMKVPVLSATLLALGFGVIGLGIILLVSRKEGRMVHCTAYCPIGTIVNLTRFVNPFRLSIDRESCTDCMACTSKCKYDALNPEDIAARKPGLTCTLCGDCLSSCHSGSLHYRFPGLSTRAARNLYLAITISLHAATMALARI; encoded by the coding sequence ATGCGAAACACCCGGCTACTCCGGCTCCCCCTGGCCGTCTTCTTCACCATCCTGCTCCTGCTGATCCCCGTCCAGCTGAAGATTGAAAACCCCATGCTGCTTCTGGAACGTTTCCTGCCGGGGGGAGGCTGGTTCGAAATCGCCGCGATCGCCCTCTATGGCGCCATCGTGGCCTATCATATGCAGGATCCTTCCAAAGTACAGATCTGGCGGAGGTATACCTGGCTGGCCTTTTCGCTGATCTTCTTCTCCCAGCTGATCCTGGGACTCTTTGGATTTGAAAGATTCCTGATGACCGGGAAACTGCATTTGCCCATACCCATGATGATCCTCGGCGGTCCCCTTTACCGGGGACACCTTTCTGTCATGAGTATCCTCTTTGTAAGCACCCTGGTCCTTTCCGGGCCAGCCTGGTGCAGTCACCTGTGCTACTTTGGGGCCATCGATTCCGTCGGCGCGAAAGGAAGAACCAGGCGCTCCCCCATTCGGTACAAATGGGCCCTGAAATCCACCGTCCTCCTACTGGTTATTGCAGCAGCCCTGTTGCTGAGATGGATGAAAGTCCCTGTCTTAAGCGCTACCCTGCTTGCCCTTGGTTTTGGAGTTATCGGACTGGGCATTATCCTTCTGGTCTCCCGAAAGGAGGGACGGATGGTACACTGCACGGCCTATTGTCCCATCGGCACTATCGTGAACCTGACCCGCTTTGTAAATCCCTTCCGCCTGAGCATCGACCGGGAAAGCTGTACGGACTGTATGGCCTGTACTTCCAAATGCAAATACGATGCCCTGAATCCGGAGGATATCGCTGCCAGAAAACCGGGACTCACCTGCACGCTTTGTGGCGACTGCCTCTCCTCCTGCCATTCAGGATCCCTGCATTACCGTTTTCCCGGACTTTCAACCCGGGCTGCCCGGAACCTTTATCTGGCCATTACCATTTCCCTGCACGCGGCCACGATGGCCCTGGCCAGGATTTAG